One region of Scomber scombrus chromosome 10, fScoSco1.1, whole genome shotgun sequence genomic DNA includes:
- the spats2 gene encoding spermatogenesis-associated serine-rich protein 2, whose translation MAKRNSQKDTSSVVFDTHSKMVMSQGGTAERMKEKISAVRAVVPNKSNNEIVLVLQHFENCVDKAVQAFLEGSAVEILKEWNVTGKKKPKKKKKPKPQPEPSAEPAPPEAVSPEEGKDETNGFHANGSVMDGESLDSLSEQLDSASLDASELDSEPATSETTGAEAESQVSAPSPAPQQGGRNHQAPRGNKQRHRQSSNSHHPSSTTDDSNQGSSGIKKMAPNIDRSVKDLQRCTASLTRYRMVVKEEMDSSIKRMKQTFAELQSCLMDREVTLLGEMDKVKAEAMVILDARQKRAEELRRLTDQSGSMSEEQLSELRADIKHFVSERKYDEDLGKAVRFTFDLEPLKTSISGFGSVYHPRTGYSNRSRCSSTSSSVASPSLMETPPPTQTQSIPSEHRPPPTKQIFQGNRRTFQGQGYHSGGQRYNGGSYHDRNAGRANHRYQGDGGGSSGPNSQHSNSSRGPSHSSSSHNQDRPSHNGLPQRPPRTHCP comes from the exons ATGGCCAAGAGAAACAGCCAAAAGG ATACCTCTTCAGTGGTTTTTGACACTCACTCAAAAATGGTAATGTCCCAGGGAGGAACAGCAGAGAGGATGAAGGAGAAG ATCAGCGCCGTCAGAGCCGTCGTCCCCAACAAAAGCAACAATGAGATTGTGCTGGTGTTACAGCATTTCGAGAACTGTGTTGACAAGGCAGTGCAGGCTTTCCTAGAAG GCAGCGCAGTTGAGATCCTGAAAGAGTGGAATGTCACCGGCAAAAAGAAG cccaagaagaaaaagaagcccAAGCCCCAGCCAGAGCCCTCTGCGGAGCCTGCTCCCCCTGAGGCCGTGTCGCCGGAGGAGGGCAAGGACGAGACCAATGGCTTTCACGCCAACGGATCCGTAATGGATGGAGAGTCGCTCGATTCTCTGAGCGAACAGTTGGACTCTGCTTCCCTGGACGCGTCCGAGCTGGACTCTGAACCTGCAACATCTGAAACCACCG GTGCAGAAGCAGAAAGTCAAGTTAGCGCCCCGAGTCCGGCCCCtcagcagggagggaggaatcaCCAGGCTCCCAGAGGCAACAAGCAACGGCACAGGCAAAGCTCCAATTCACATCATCCCTCATCCACCACCGATGACAGTAATCAAGGGTCATCAGGGATCAAAAAGATGG CTCCCAACATCGACCGCTCCGTGAAGGACCTGCAGAGATGCACCGCCTCGCTTACTCGCTATAGGATGGTGGTCAAAGAGGAGATGGACTCCTCAATCAAGAGGATGAAGCAGACGTTTGCTGAGCTCCAGAGCTG TTTAATGGACAGAGAAGTGACTCTACTGGGAGAAATGGACAAAGTGAAAGCAGAAGCCA tGGTCATTTTGGACGCCCGACAGAAAAGAGCGGAGGAGCTCAGACGGCTGACGGACCAGTCAGGATCCATGTCTGAGGAGCAGCTGTCTGAACTGCGCGCAGACATCAAG cactTTGTGAGTGAACGTAAATACGATGAAGATCTTGGGAAAGCTGTAAGATTTACATTCGATCTGGAACCGCTGAAGACGAGCATCTCAGGGTTTGGATCAG TTTACCACCCTCGTACAGGCTACTCAAATCGCTCCCGTTGTAGCTCCACGTCGTCTTCTGTTGCCAGCCCGAGCCTGATGGAAACCCCTCCTCCCACCCAGACCCAAAGCATCCCCAGCGAACACCGCCCGCCACCAACCAAACAG ATTTTCCAAGGCAACCGGCGTACTTTCCAGGGACAGGGTTATCACTCGGGCGGTCAGCGGTATAACGGCGGCTCCTACCACGACAGGAACGCCGGTCGCGCTAACCACCGTTACCAGGGCGATGGCGGCGGCTCCTCTGGTCCTAACTCACAGCACTCAAACAGCTCGAGAGGCCCCTCCCATTCCTCATCATCCCACAACCAAGACCGGCCCTCTCACAACGGGCTGCCCCAAAGGCCTCCGCGGACGCACTGCCCTTGA